The window TGCTGGTCTGGCCGGCCGGCACCGCGGCCCGAAACAGCACGTCGCGGCGCTGAAACTGGACCGGAATTTCGTCGATGGTTTCCGTCGTGACCGGGAAGCGGTAGGTGTTTTCGAGGTAGATGGCCACGTCGTTGTCGCTGCCATTGGCCAGCTTATCGCCCAGCACCCGCCGCCCGAAAACCCCGCCGGCCCCGGTGCGGGCCGGGGCAAAGAGCAGCAGCCAGTCGACCAGCGTGAGCACCACCAGCAGGCCCAGCAGCAGCTGCATGGGCACCAGCAGGGCCGGCCAGAAAAAGGCTACTACCAGCCCGAAGACCACGGCCATCAGCAGCAGGAAAAAGCGCAGGGTCAGAAACAGGGATTTCACGAAATACAGACGAAAACGGGCGCCGAAGCGCAAAAAGGGTTACTCCGGGTTGACAGAACCAGTAGCCGGGCTAGCGTGGCACTTCAATCTGCTGGACAATCTGCTTGACCACGTCGTCGGCCGCTTGGCCTTCCATTTCGCGCTCGGGCGTGAGCAAGATGCGGTGGCGCAGCACGTGGGGCGCCAGGTACTGCACGTCTTCCGGCGTCACGAAGTCGCGGCCGCGCAGGGCGGCCAGGGCTTTGGCACCGTTGAGCAGGGCCAGGGAAGCCCGCGGCGAAGCTCCCAGGTACAGACTTTTGTGGGCCCGGGTCTGGCCCACGAGGCGGGCAATGTATTCCAGCAGCTGGGGCTCCACGTGCTGGCGCTGTACCTGCTGGCGCAGCTCCCGCAGGTCGGCGGCCGTCAGTACGGCCTGTACTTGCTCCAGGGCGGTGCTGCCCAGGCCGGCGTGGTGGCCCTGCAGAATAGCCACTTCCTCCTCCTGGGTGGGGTAGCCCACGTGGAGCTTAAATAGAAACCGGTCGAGCTGGGCCTCGGGCAGGCGGTAAGTGCCTTCCTGCTCAATTGGGTTTTGGGTGGCCAGCACCACAAACGGGTCGGCCATGGGGTAACGGGTGCCGTCCTGCGTTATTTGCCGCTCTTCCATCACCTCAAACAGGGCTGATTGGGTTTTGGCCGGGGCCCGGTTGATTTCATCAATCAGCACGATGCTGGCGAAGATGGGGCCGGGTCGAAACTCAAATTCCGAGGTGTTGGGCCGGAACACGGCCGTGCCCAGCACATCGGAGGGCATCAGGTCGGGGGTGAACTGCAGGCGGCTGAATGGCACGGCCAGGGTGCGGGCCAGCAATTTGGCCGTGAGGGTTTTGGCCACGCCGGGCACGCCTTCCAGCAGCACGTGGCCATCGGCCAGCACGGCCGTCAGCAGCAGTTCGGCCAAATCGTGCTGGCCCACAATGACCTTGCTCAGCTCCCCGCGGATGGCCTCGGCGTGCCGGCTCAGGCCGCTTAAATTGGTGCGAGGTACGAAGGCGGCAGTTTCCGGCGCAGTAGCCGGCTCAATTGGCTCAACGGAATTGGATTCGGGTTCAAACGTATTTTCCATGCGAAGATTAAGCGGAGCGTGAGAGTAAATTAGGGTGAGAATTATTTAATTAGCCACGAGCTATGCTTAAGTAAAATAGGAGTTTAACGCAAATGAAGCTCATGCCGGAATAGTGGAAAAGTGGTAAAGTTCTATTTTGTAGCATAGTACAATTATTTGCTGACGGCTTGGCGAAATTCGTGTAGCGTGCGGCTGAGCAGCAGCAATTCGGTGTCCGATACCTCGGGCGCCGTCCGGATTAGATTGATGCGGCGCACGAGTTGCTCTACCGCGGCCACGGGCACGCCCGACTTCTGCGCTACCCGCTCCCGGGCTTCGGCGTCGTTGAAGTCGAGGCCGGGCTCGTTGAGGCGCTGGCG of the Hymenobacter chitinivorans DSM 11115 genome contains:
- a CDS encoding AAA family ATPase; this translates as MENTFEPESNSVEPIEPATAPETAAFVPRTNLSGLSRHAEAIRGELSKVIVGQHDLAELLLTAVLADGHVLLEGVPGVAKTLTAKLLARTLAVPFSRLQFTPDLMPSDVLGTAVFRPNTSEFEFRPGPIFASIVLIDEINRAPAKTQSALFEVMEERQITQDGTRYPMADPFVVLATQNPIEQEGTYRLPEAQLDRFLFKLHVGYPTQEEEVAILQGHHAGLGSTALEQVQAVLTAADLRELRQQVQRQHVEPQLLEYIARLVGQTRAHKSLYLGASPRASLALLNGAKALAALRGRDFVTPEDVQYLAPHVLRHRILLTPEREMEGQAADDVVKQIVQQIEVPR